TTGACACAGACTGAGTATTATTATCCCTTACCACAATCTTGTAAACTAAGTAATATCTACCTGGTCACCTATTTCAAGCTAGAGTTGACTTGTCGATGGATTTGATGGATATGAATCACTCGAGAGCGGGTATGGCTAGAGAGTAAAGACCACGTCTCTGGAGAGTATCATAGTGATTCAGACGAAGTTGTTTATATAGGAGTAACAAAAGGAGGTGGAACGATTACAATTtatgaagaaagaagaaaataacaGAAATGAATGAGTATGATGGGTCGACATAATTACACACTAATGGCGAGTTGGATAGACGGTTGGATTTTCCGAAGGTGAACGATGACGGCGAGGGAGAGAGTCGAAGATCAATAATCAATTGGAAACATTGATTTTTTCTAAATGGGCCACTTCCTTTTATTTTAGCCCAGTCGAGTTGGTCCTTTTCTAGTTTTTGTGCGTAAACAAAGTGATGATGTGGCAGATTCAAATCTCTTGATAGGTGGATTATTTTTGAGGACGTGGAGGCTCTCTCCTTTTAGTATATTcaacttttagtatagtatagatacaGCATAATAGCAATTGGTTTATGAAAGccatcttacaaaaaaaaaaaaataatagcaaTTGGTAGGTCATATACTCGTAGCCGAAAGAGAAATGTAACAATATGTGTAGCAGTCATCATATCTATTAATTAGCATATTCTAGCCATAACCAATTGATGCTTTTGATTtgatctttctctcttctcggGGTGTGAGAACATAAAGCTCTTGGGAGTTTTACTGGAACATGActgttatataaaaaatttaggtCATTCTATTAATCACCAAATGATTTTAAGTTTCATAATTTGtcaaaatttaatatgatatatatcaAAAACCGAACGCATGCTAACCCGATCATTCATGCCCAAAAGAGGTATGATCGATCTTAAATCGAAAATAGATCCGACCATTCTAAATCATATATTAGGATATTATCGAGATTAATGGTAAAACAATTATCATACCGAAGACGGGTGTGAGGATATATAACTCATCAAGAGTTTCACTGGAACATGACAAATACATAAGGCAATTAAAAACCAATGATAAATCCAAATTTAGCATATGACATCAGAGCCATTTGAAGTTGgaccaattgattttaaatggAATGATCAAaatcttttatacattattcATGTTCTAGTAAATTTTCCGGAGTAAAAGCTTTATATTCTCACACGGGGTACATGAAACCCATGattgttctttctttttgtttgtataGTGATAAATCTCACATTATCTTTTAACTCTAAAATATCAACCTTAATGGACTATCTTAGGTCCATAAAAAAAATGGTAGACCTTATCCAGTTACCTCCACTAGTTCCGGTTTTATCTTTGACATCCACACTGGACCCTATGCATAATGGTCCATATCTGGAAAAATTTGCATGACATTTCTTTCTCAGGTTACACAAGTACACTTCATTTCAAACATACTGTATACTTACATTCAGGAAGAGAAAGAGGTCAAAATAACTGTATGTAGTTTAGAGCCCTCCTATTGCAAGTTTTTAATAGATTTCACAAATCTATAAAAATGGCTTAGGTTTCTCAAATTTGAatacaaattcttttttttttttgaggaacCAATGAAGAATCTTGCAATGATTGTTAACCGCAGTTtcaaattaaaagtaaaaaatgtagAGGCCATGTTAAGCCCATTCATAGCTGAGCCCATCGTTAAGGGCTACGGCCCATCATTAAGGGCTACGGCCCATCATAAGCAAGAACcctaattttatgattttgatgGCGTCATCTGCAATCTCCAGGATCAGGTACTCAAACTTTCGATTCTTTTCAGAATATCATTTCCCCTCAAAGCCTTATACTGATATATCGAATACATGCACATATGTAAATCTATCCTTCAGATAAGATCAGAAGCCGTTGTGTGTATGAATCGTGTGAATGTGTGTTTCTTAAACTCGATGCGTATGAGATAAGGTGGAGGAGCAATAATTCAATCCCGATCAGAAAGTCGTTTCCTTTTTGCAAGCTTTAGTGTCTGATTAATCCATGACTGTAAGTGTTTTTTTGCAGCTTCTCCTCAGTTatgtttattcaaaaaaaaagtgttaatCTTTTGCTGTTTTATCGATTGAAAATGCAGCTTCTCATCTCTTGTGGGGAGGTTTCGTCTTCTCAAACCACTGTACTTCGCTTACTCAACCAAAGCGTTGACTTTTTATTCGACAATGTCTCTAGGATCCTTGCTCCTGTTTTCACCAACCTGAGGTGACTTTTCATTCATTAGTTTTTCTCCATGACAGTCTGTTTGCTGATTGATTCTCTATGGATTTGCAGGGACTTTGAAATGCGTCTTTCTTGTATCGAACGTCCTCAGTTCACTCCTGGCGATCATTCTTATTTGTCTACTGAGAATTGGATCTCTGATAGTAAGGGTTATTATGACCATAAGGGAGACCCTGAAGCTAACTTCAACGCGCTGGATTCTATCTTGAAAAGTAGTTTGGATCGTCTTGCTTCCTTAAGGTTTCAGTTCTGAACCAGTGCACTtcatggttttgtttttttgtagtttaaGACTTGCTCTTCTTGTAGGGAGAGTGTATGTCGGACAAAGAGCCTCAGATACGATGAATCTGTAGCGATCCACGCTTCTATAATGAGGGATCTTTGTTTACAAGGGAAGCTGGACGCTGCTCTCTGGCTACGGAAGAAGTTGATGCAGAGTGGGTTTATCCCAGGTTTGATCACACACAATCATCTTTTGAATGGGTTGTGTAAGTTAGGTAGCATCGACAAGGCGGATGGGCTTGTTAAAGAGATGTGGGAGATGGGTCCTTCTCCCAATTGTGTTTCTTACAACACTTATATCAAGGGTCTTTGCAGTGTTAACAATGTAGATAAAGCTCTGTATCTCTTTAGCACTATGAGTAAATACGGCGTTAAGCCCAATAGAGTGACTTGCAACATACTCGTGCATGCGCTTTGCCAGAAGGGTCTTATGGGTAACACAAAGCTTCTTGAAGAGATTTTAGATAGTAGCCAGGCGGATGCGCCTTTGGATATAGTCACTTGCACCATTCTGATGGATAGTTGTTTTAAGAATGGGGATGTTGTTCAAGCCCTTGGGGTTTGGAAGGAGATGTCGGAGAAAAACGTCCCTGCTGATTCGGTTGTGTACAATGTCCTTATCCGTGGCTTATGTTCGAGTGGTTACATGGTGGATGCTTATGGGCTCATGTGTGACATGGTGAAGAAAGGAGTTGATCCTGATGTTTTCACTTACAATACTCTCATAAGCGCCTTGTGCAAAGAGGGGAAGTTTGATGAGGCGTGTGGTATCCACGGTTCCATGGAACGAGCTGGTGTTGCTCCCGATCAGATCTCATACAAAGTTATCATTCAAGGTCTGTGTATGTACGGAGATGTGGCCAGGGCCAACGAGTTCCTTTTGAGCATGCTAGAGAGCTCTCTCCTTCCGGAGGTTCTGCTATGGAACGTGGTGATTGATGGTTACGGAAGATGTGGAGATACCAGCAGCGCTTTATCCGTTCGAAACCTAATGCTTTCTCACGGCGTTAGACCGAATATTTACACAAACAATGCTTTGATCCATGGGTATGTGAAAGGAGGAAGATTCATCGATGCATGCGAGTTTAAAGATCAAATGCGATCAACCAGTGTCTATCCAGATACTACTACGTATAATCTGCTACTAGGTGGTGCTTGTACATTCGGTAACTTGAAGTTGGCTTTTCAGCTGTATGATGAAATGATGAAAAGGAGATGTCAACCTGATCTGATTACTTACACAGAGCTGATTAGAGGGCTATGTTGGAAGGGTCGGTTGAAGGAAGCAGAAGAGCTTTTGTCGAGACTGCAGGCGTCTGGTGTGACACTGGATCATGTTCCGTTTTGGATACTTATGAGGAAATACACCAAGTTGAGGCGGCTAGACGAGGCGTATTTAGCTTACAAAAAATGGCTAATGACGAGGAGCAGCGGAGGAGTTGCTTGTCCGAGCAGGCTAAATCACGTGCATACAGAACATTAAGCAGTAATGTGCTACTTGAAACAAAAGACAGAGCAAGTTTACCATCATTCCCTTTCAGGTAGTTGTTCTGATGTGGACGCCTGAGCTATGTtcagtttcttttatatatggtCAAACCATTAGATTGTTGAAGAGATATGAATCTTGACTCCTTATGCATAGAGAATCTGAGACGAGGAAGGAACACACTGGAGCTATGTAGCCTTTGTTGGTGAAGTGACAGGTGATTACAGAATGCTTCACGTCTTGAAAATGCAAGGAGACCTCAATTGATATCTTAAGAATCAATTGATATGTTTTCTTCCAATCCCTCATAGATTATAGTTACATCCAGGTTTTGATGAATGTTTTCGGCTTTAGGGGCTCACAGGGCTGTTCCTCCCCAATATACTTTCTTGTAAGAAACTTGAAAAGCCTTTCATTGTTAGAACAACGTGAATCATCATCTTGGCTTATGCCATTACATTTTAAAACTTCATTTTTAAGATTGGTTCATGTACAAAAAAAAGGCTAATATAAGGCCACATTCTCTTTTCTCGAAAAGATtcattaatttcaaaatttctgtAAATACTAtcccaaaaattttaaattaagaaagaaGCTTGTGTTACAACAACAATAAGATGCTCACTACATTTAAAGAAATATCAAATTCAAGAAACATAAGCAATGCGTCTGAAAACGGCTCTGAAAGTCTGTCCTCCATTCCTAGCAACTTTCTGCCCTTCCTCAGTAGCACTGCACAGAAGCTCAACGACAGGATCCGAATCAAGCTCATCTTGCGTCAAAGACTCAAACATCGGATGTTTCTCCAAGCAAGACCTCATCCACTCTCCAAGCTCCTCAACATCAGTGATCGTGTATATAATCCCACCAGCTCTAAGAACGTAAGCATACTCATCAAGCAAATCAACGCTGATCACTCTCCTCCTGTGATTCTTCTCCTTGAAATGCGGATCGGGGAAGAGGAAAAACATCTTGGAAAGCTGTCCTTTCTCAAAGTAATTCGGAATGTACTTCATCGAGTTCGTCCTAACGACAGAGACGTTCTCGTACTGTCCCCCCGAGCTCGTCTTCCTCAGGGCTAAGATCCGTTCCTTAACGTATTCAGTCACTTTATCCCTCAGCTCCATACCGATCATGAGCGTATCGGGGAAGAGCGTTGCAAGGGAGATGAGAAGGCCACCAAAGCCGCATCCGATATCTGCGAACTCGACCTTCTTGGAGACTTCTTCGTTGTTGGCTCCAAAGAACTTGGGGAAGTGAAGTGAGAAGTCGACATGAGATGGGGAGATGGGAATGGGGAAGTGAGAGTCACTGAGTGGGTTGCTATGAGCTCTTGCTCTGTAGAAACGCTTACGTGGAAGGCCTGTTGATTTGCTGAAGGTTGGTTTCGTTTCACTCTCCATTATCAACTTTGACATAGATAAAGACAAAGAGATTCAATGAGCGACATAACAAAACATAACAGTCTTATACGAATAACATATGTTTTGTTCTAAAGATCTGGTCTGAGCTTAACTATTGCGAAAGGAATAAACTTTGAATAAACCCATAACGAGTCTGCAAGGGGGTTCATAGTTAACACAATACAACACGaacacaaaagaaagaaaaaaacattgtaAGCAAGTGGACTACCTGATTCAATCTGCACCTCGAGCTCGTTGTTCTTCGCAATCAAATCTTCGAGAGTAGACGCAGATAGACAAAAGAAGAGCTTAAGCTACGTAATTAGGGTTCTCATGCTTTAAATGGGCCCAAATTCAAATAGTTATTAATGGGCTATAAGCCCATTACGATCTCAGATTGACCCATTATTCTATATGAGACGTTGTTTCAGTTTGAATTAACGCGCGCAATTACAGTTACTCAATTCAcataatgtttttctttttaaatcgtGTAATACAAATTTGGTGAAGAATAGATGGATCTAAGGAGGACCATTGTGTCTTGAACGTCGCCCGCTGTGATTCCCTCTGAAACCTCCACCACTAGACTTCGACCCTCGAGACGTTTGAGCATTACCACCACCACCATGATGACCATGCTTCAGTGGAACAACCGTGTCCATATACATCAGTCTCCCTGGCCAATGCCTCTTCTCTTTTGGAAGCCGTCGCAGCTGCTGCACCCAAAACGCTACGTATTCCCCTTCTGGATCATAGTTCTGTGCCTGAACACAGAAACACACACAGTTCCAGTCTCTTCTTCACATCACTTGCTTATATCAATCAAGATGTTGAAATTTTGTACTTACTTGCTTGGGAATGCTGAAGTACCGGTCTTCTCTAGGATCATTTCCAACTCCTTCAAGGAGCAAAAACGAAGTCTTTCATTATCTAAATGTTGaataatataaaccaaaatgtGTTGGCCTGACTAGTACCTGCTCCATAGGTCCAGTTTCCGTAGTTAGAACACGGATCATAGTCCAATAGACATGTCTCAAACCATTCCGCACCCATCCGCCAGTCCAACCCCATGTCCCTCACCAGAAACGAACAAACAATCTGTGCAGCGAATGAATGAATGAACGAACGATCATCCATGAAAATGAACACTAATCATAAACTTCACCTGCCGGCCTCGATTTGACATGAAACCTGTTGTAGATAACTCCTTCATGTTTGCATCTATAATAGGATACCTATGCAACAATCCATGAGCAATCACTATAAAGGTTAGCCTTTAAAGCCTCTAGCATTGAGAAAATGATTAATGATATAATCAGAGATACACACCCGGTCTTGCCATCTCTCCAAGCCTCAAACAGCTTCTTATCTTGACTCCATTCACCTTGAACATTCCTTGGACCACCtacgaattaaaaaatatgcTTAATTAAAGTTCACGGTAAGCACTTAAGACTTGTCTGGTAAAGCATCATTACCTAGGTGGAACAAGGAATTGCCACACTTGATTGAAAGAAACCTAAAGTAATCCCTCCATATTAACTCAAACAACACCCTACAAACATATAACATAAAATCAATTGAGAAGTTTACACCAAGGACTACGAGTAAAAGACATACCAGTATGTTGAGTTGTTTGCTACTCtctctttttcatatttttgaacctGAAAACATTTTTCAACTACCACGTAAGTGAAAACTGCTACGTGTTTGGTGACGTTGGAAAAAGGTTTGACCTCTTCGTAGATAAAGCGAGGAGAGATACACCCAAAGGCAAGCCATGGAGAGAACTTCGTCGAGTAATCAGGTCCCAACATTCCGTTCCTtgtctctttatatacttttaaaagaTCCTGcatgcaaaacaaaaaaaagacatacaacattatatatgtacaaGCGTCATAGTAGATGCAGGAGAGCTCAGGGTTTGATGATCTCTGCCTTCTTCCAGAAGTACTCAAAAACTCTGCCTACTCCAGCACTTTCACCACCTACAAATCTCATTCCTCTGGTCACCTGTTTCAACATACATGTAAAGACTTAACTAACAAAgaatgcttctttttttttacttccttTGTCTCATTCTAAAGAGGTTCTCAGAGAAACTCACCTCTTGTGGCTCGATTCCAAGTTGACCAAGAGTTGGAACATCTCCCCAGTTATCAACAGAAGGTGTTGGCCCTAGAGAAATTGGAATCCGAGTGGAGCTTCTGATTCTACACTTGGCTTCCACCGACTGCAAACGAAAACAAGCATCCATGTGTTATGATTCCTCATTGGTCTCATTCTCATTTACTCAAGAACTTAGTTACTACCAACCAAAACAAGAATCACACCTTACGAAACTGGGTGTACATATCAGGCAAATCAAGAACATCAAATGGAAGATCATCTTTGTGGTACATTGTGCTTCCCCAGATAAGCTTAAGCTTAGTTCCATTTCCAGCCCCTTTCAAAGCTTGACCCACAAGTCTTTCAACCTGTAGCTCCTCGCTGCACGTTTCTTTATGACCGAACACCTAAAcacataaaattttttaaaaaaaaagttaaaacagtCTTAAGAAACATGTCTCATCACAAGCAGATAAAAAAAGACTTAACTGAATGAGCTCCAAAATCTTTAGCAAGAGAGGGAAGAATGTCTTCTGGTTTACCACTCCGAATAAGAAGATTGACTCCTCTTTTCATCAGATTCTTTCTCAAATCAGCCAAACACTCCATCAGAAAAGCACCTCTCAAAGCTAAACACATCACAACACAACACAatgtaaaaccaaaaaaaaaaaaatgaacatatCAAACAAAACGATCTTTTGGAGCTTTACCACCGGTTTTAGggaaggagaagtagtgagtaGTGTGAAAGAGACGTGGATCAAGACAGTAAACAGGCAAAAGGGTATCAGAGGAAGACCAAGCTCTGTACAATGCGTCGTTGTCAAGCACTCTAAGATCGTTCCTAAACCAGAGAATCGCGGTTCCTTTGCCGTTTCTCTTCGCTGAAGAAGGCAATGCGTATCTCTCAAACGTTTTCCCGGCGACTGATTCCATCTCCTCTTCGTCGAGGGCAGGAACACGGTGTATATGTCCGCTCATTTTCGCGGCGGAGCAGAGGAACAGAGAAGAAACGGGTGGTTTCTTGGAGAGATGGCTAAGGTGAAAGCTGAATCTGCGAAGTGGGTGtgagagaggagaggagagggaCGAAACCGCCATTCGCGGGGATGCTTTGTAAAGTGTACAGTCATCTCCTTTTTTCTCGTTGAGTTGTGGAGGCGACACGTGGCGGTTCTTGGTGAAGTGTGACGTGGCGGATGTTTAGCCTTTTGTCTGAATCTGGTGGGAATTGCGTCGTTCTCTACTTTTACAATATTACTAGGTcattttccgcgctacgcgcggataattggcttttaaattttacaaaatctaacatatataccattaaaagaaaatgattcCCAAAAAATATACTTAAGAAAATATTGTTGGACTTATTCAATAGAAACTTAGTGTCTTATTTTATACTTATCTTAATTAATCAAAGTTATcattattattaaaagagaacaGCTCAACTGTCAATCGTTAAATCACTGATATCGTTGCATCTAACATAGCCTTTTAGGATTTTGCACATCTTAATATTTTGAATGCATTATTATTCACTTCATTATGTaaggaaaaaaagtaaaaaaaaaattaattatatgcaATGCACATATTTTTGACTTTATATAactaacaaaacataaaaaagtcAAAATGCTACTggttgtgattaaattattggtatggtattcatgtatttttaaaaatatatgtatgaactaaccaatttttttttggccttAAAAACCAGAATCGAAGCAAAACAAAATTGGACTAAAACGCTTTTCGGATATTAGCCGGTTCCCAACTTTACTACCGAACCAAAAcctaaatatcaaataaattgaggttttcattttaaatatcgGATAATTCGGTTTATTCAAATAATTCAGgtaatttggtttataaatagtaGTTTTAGGgtatttggttatttagaaaCTAAATATAGTTATTAGTTTTAGTGTACATAAGTTGTATTTAAAAGTGCATGTACCTATTTGGTTTTCGGTTCGTTTTCAGTTTTTTTGCTCCAGGGATATAGAATATGATcggttttatttataaaattcattTCAATTTTGGTTTAGTGTATTTCAGTTTGATATGTTTCGGTTCACAGTTCCATAAAAATGTGCCTAGACCTATACACTTTTTTTAGATAGGaattcatttaaaatagtttgtttaatttaaaaaaaaatacttgctttttaagcgcggatcaaaatctagtatatattcagaGAATGATCTAGATTGTGTTTTATAGTTTTCCAAAATACCAAAACTAAGTTTAGAATACATAGCCAGTttaaaaatgttgtttttagttagGTTTTCTTAAAGATCATTCTCAGAATTGTATTTGCATTATTTTTCTCATGCATTAAACTTGACTCTTATCCTGCTTCATAAGTCTTTGATGATTTTTATTATAGTGACAAAGTAAAACTGTATTATCTATGATAAAGCGAGCATTATCTTCCATGTAtataatctattatattttaaagttatttgtttcgtctttatatatataatggataatatttATCATCAcgataattttatatatctaattactTATGATTTAAAACAGCTCTCTGAACATAGATGATGAT
This genomic interval from Brassica napus cultivar Da-Ae chromosome A6, Da-Ae, whole genome shotgun sequence contains the following:
- the LOC106348496 gene encoding pentatricopeptide repeat-containing protein At5g24830-like isoform X1, producing MTLLISCGEVSSSQTTVLRLLNQSVDFLFDNVSRILAPVFTNLRDFEMRLSCIERPQFTPGDHSYLSTENWISDSKGYYDHKGDPEANFNALDSILKSSLDRLASLRESVCRTKSLRYDESVAIHASIMRDLCLQGKLDAALWLRKKLMQSGFIPGLITHNHLLNGLCKLGSIDKADGLVKEMWEMGPSPNCVSYNTYIKGLCSVNNVDKALYLFSTMSKYGVKPNRVTCNILVHALCQKGLMGNTKLLEEILDSSQADAPLDIVTCTILMDSCFKNGDVVQALGVWKEMSEKNVPADSVVYNVLIRGLCSSGYMVDAYGLMCDMVKKGVDPDVFTYNTLISALCKEGKFDEACGIHGSMERAGVAPDQISYKVIIQGLCMYGDVARANEFLLSMLESSLLPEVLLWNVVIDGYGRCGDTSSALSVRNLMLSHGVRPNIYTNNALIHGYVKGGRFIDACEFKDQMRSTSVYPDTTTYNLLLGGACTFGNLKLAFQLYDEMMKRRCQPDLITYTELIRGLCWKGRLKEAEELLSRLQASGVTLDHVPFWILMRKYTKLRRLDEAYLAYKKWLMTRSSGGVACPSRLNHVHTEH
- the LOC106348497 gene encoding tRNA (guanine-N(7)-)-methyltransferase, giving the protein MESETKPTFSKSTGLPRKRFYRARAHSNPLSDSHFPIPISPSHVDFSLHFPKFFGANNEEVSKKVEFADIGCGFGGLLISLATLFPDTLMIGMELRDKVTEYVKERILALRKTSSGGQYENVSVVRTNSMKYIPNYFEKGQLSKMFFLFPDPHFKEKNHRRRVISVDLLDEYAYVLRAGGIIYTITDVEELGEWMRSCLEKHPMFESLTQDELDSDPVVELLCSATEEGQKVARNGGQTFRAVFRRIAYVS
- the LOC106348496 gene encoding pentatricopeptide repeat-containing protein At5g24830-like isoform X2, with amino-acid sequence MQLLISCGEVSSSQTTVLRLLNQSVDFLFDNVSRILAPVFTNLRDFEMRLSCIERPQFTPGDHSYLSTENWISDSKGYYDHKGDPEANFNALDSILKSSLDRLASLRESVCRTKSLRYDESVAIHASIMRDLCLQGKLDAALWLRKKLMQSGFIPGLITHNHLLNGLCKLGSIDKADGLVKEMWEMGPSPNCVSYNTYIKGLCSVNNVDKALYLFSTMSKYGVKPNRVTCNILVHALCQKGLMGNTKLLEEILDSSQADAPLDIVTCTILMDSCFKNGDVVQALGVWKEMSEKNVPADSVVYNVLIRGLCSSGYMVDAYGLMCDMVKKGVDPDVFTYNTLISALCKEGKFDEACGIHGSMERAGVAPDQISYKVIIQGLCMYGDVARANEFLLSMLESSLLPEVLLWNVVIDGYGRCGDTSSALSVRNLMLSHGVRPNIYTNNALIHGYVKGGRFIDACEFKDQMRSTSVYPDTTTYNLLLGGACTFGNLKLAFQLYDEMMKRRCQPDLITYTELIRGLCWKGRLKEAEELLSRLQASGVTLDHVPFWILMRKYTKLRRLDEAYLAYKKWLMTRSSGGVACPSRLNHVHTEH
- the LOC106348498 gene encoding cryptochrome DASH, chloroplastic/mitochondrial-like, translated to MAVSSLSSPLSHPLRRFSFHLSHLSKKPPVSSLFLCSAAKMSGHIHRVPALDEEEMESVAGKTFERYALPSSAKRNGKGTAILWFRNDLRVLDNDALYRAWSSSDTLLPVYCLDPRLFHTTHYFSFPKTGALRGAFLMECLADLRKNLMKRGVNLLIRSGKPEDILPSLAKDFGAHSVFGHKETCSEELQVERLVGQALKGAGNGTKLKLIWGSTMYHKDDLPFDVLDLPDMYTQFRKSVEAKCRIRSSTRIPISLGPTPSVDNWGDVPTLGQLGIEPQEVTRGMRFVGGESAGVGRVFEYFWKKDLLKVYKETRNGMLGPDYSTKFSPWLAFGCISPRFIYEEVQKYEKERVANNSTYWVLFELIWRDYFRFLSIKCGNSLFHLGGPRNVQGEWSQDKKLFEAWRDGKTGYPIIDANMKELSTTGFMSNRGRQIVCSFLVRDMGLDWRMGAEWFETCLLDYDPCSNYGNWTYGAGVGNDPREDRYFSIPKQAQNYDPEGEYVAFWVQQLRRLPKEKRHWPGRLMYMDTVVPLKHGHHGGGGNAQTSRGSKSSGGGFRGNHSGRRSRHNGPP